One window from the genome of Prionailurus viverrinus isolate Anna unplaced genomic scaffold, UM_Priviv_1.0 scaffold_49, whole genome shotgun sequence encodes:
- the LOC125159333 gene encoding translation initiation factor IF-2-like isoform X7 — protein sequence MDSKPPGSDPREVLGQCRPSPGPLAGRDTAGRPLLLKSWMQPRWEAEVPRGALAIRPDPPWGALGPARGPAALPLRRACSMSPTRRAWFPRRRRRRRRPGPARSPPAPRPLPARLPALLLALDRGGRTASQNAPPESGAQGPGPGPWGRPPQRAASAEVPREGCRSQEEAAGVWKCQASEEVRQEGRSLTARGLAPLLLTDEEAPVPDPSSCVGSPPAFPGVCFLCSFPGEIAPSPGLL from the exons ATGGACTCAAAACCCCCGGGGTCTGACCCACGGGAGGTGCTTGGCCAATgccgcccctcccctggccccttgGCGGGGCGGGACACGGCGGGCCGGCCACTGCTACTCAAGTCCTGGATGCAGCCCAGATGGGAAGCAGAAGTGCCCCGGGGTGCCCTGGCAATCAGGCCAGATCCCCCGTGGGGCGCGCTGGGACCGGCACGGGGCCCAGCCGCCCTCCCGCTGCGACGCGCATGCTCCATGTCCCCCACCCGCCGCGCCTGGTTcccacgccgccgccgccgccgccgccgccccggccccgcccgctcCCCGCCCGCTCCCCGCCCGCTCCCCGCCCGCCTCCCGGCCCTGCTCCTGGCTCTAGACAGAGGAGGACGGACAGCCTCGCAGAACGCGCCTCCTGAGAGCGGCGCCCAGGGACCAG gcccagggccctggggccgACCCCCCCAGCGGGCTGCAAGCGCTGAGGTCCCCAGGGAAGGCTGCCGGAGCCAGGAGGAGGCAGCCGGGGTCTGGAAGTGCCAGGCCTCAGAGGAAGTCCGCCAGGAAGGAAGAAGCCTGACTGCAAGAGGCCTGGCGCCACTCCTCCTCACAGATGAAGAAGCCCCAGTTCCTGATCCCAGTTCCTGTGTGGGGTCGCCTCCTGCCTTTCCTggggtttgttttctgtgttcttttcctgGGGAAATAGCCCCATCTCCTGGTCTTCTGTAG